The region TATGTTATGTGTTGTATGGATGGTTCATAATCGTACGTGATGAAACTAGTTCacctaattattttttatgtgatGATGATGGATCAAGTGAGGAGAATCATACTATTTATTCGTTTTTATGATAAGctgttattttttcaattatctAACATACATTTTTTTATCGGTGGGTAAAATCTAATTACATTAATAGTTAGTGGTTCGTAGTTAGATTTTGCACGTAGTCTTAAACAAATGGCTTTATAAACACGAAACTAAGACTTCATAAATAACTGGTCAAATGTCCGATGGGAAACCGGTGAGTTTTAATCGGCTTGGTTAGGTTAAAATTGaggttggtttgattttggtatataatttttttattaccatTCGATTTCAGtctcaattttgattttgaacatCCAATGTTAATTGAACCGGccaaatatttgaatttttttcaataaaaaatctTGCATTTTTGTCGGTTTTAGCCGAACGGACTAATATTTTTCTGTTTGGTTTTGAATACCTTTTTCAAAAACGGCCAAGTTTGGTTTTTGTTAGAGTTTCATCTTTGAGCAATTCGATTTTGAACATACGACGGacctattaatttaattttggagATTTTAGTTCATTTTAACTAAACCGACCGAATGCTCACCCTTGGTTCTTATTTACTATTGGACTCTAGTAGCAATTTATATCCCTCAACTGGTAAGTAATATGAAATaccatataaaataattttgttgaaTTGAATTTGGTGGTCATAGTCAATTTATCTCATTTCTACAATTTATTCCCGCAATTTGTAAGTCAAATGTTTCTTCAATTGGTAATTTGCCtctcaatttataaattaatttgctaaaatgaaattaattgacTATAATCATCATATTTATGACAAATTtttcacaaaattaatttatctattaattatttattatttataaattgagggacaaattactatttaaatttttatatttgaaaaccCATCTTTTGTCCGATTTTGGAATTAGGAAATTAGGCAGTGCAGTAATTTGAGAAAAGGACATAATAGCCTAAGATCATCGTTTAATTACCTAATgtgttgattaatttttttaaatggtttggATATAATGTCAAATAATGGATAAACTTAATTAACTAGAAAAAATATGTAGATTATAGAATTTtgtaacaataatataaatttagatgTTGTAGTAAAATGGCATCATCTTGTTGGTATATGAATGATAAGAAATGACATCATTTGGCACCTTATAGTAGAAATTGTATTAGCAATTGTAATCTAATTCTCTTCAATTGGCAACAGAGAAAAGAAACAACAGACAAGTTGTATGACATAAAAGAGGTCCATTCTGAAAGAGTAAAAGGAAGATTTTGTTGGCACAATCACTTAATTTTGCTTAGCAAGCACAAAGTTGTCTGTGCCCCAAAACACCTTCCCTTAaatgtttttttgttatataaatactcatattttatgaaattattattaaaatttttcttaattttacatttataaaaatactctttgactatcaaaattataaaaagactATTTTTATtgggaaaaaaaatcaacaaaatatcatttaaggcgacttttattttataaataaatgattGCTTATATTGTCAATTGATagatcattttattatttttaacgttttattttatatgcCAATTTTTATACTTTTCCATCCCATTTAGGATGTTTCTTTATCATCTTTTTATGTTCTATTTAAAGAAAATGTAATACTTTTTagcatattatattttttttgttcttattttaTCCCAatagttaaatatattttataaaatatttaaatatacataattttaaAGCATAATTAGCAAgaataaaacaagaaaaacatTACTTATGTCTTCTTATATAtgtgtaaaataaaaaaaccctAAATGGGACTGGAGTATTTGGTAacactttaaaaattaaaattttatttatctttagtAAATATGTATAGTCAtcttcaaataaattaattgattcatatctcaaaaataataaaccaataaaaaattgattatcaatttttatttataatatatttagtttattattaattttagctGTAATAATTAAtgcaaattaataaaataagataaaatatttttagatttattaattttattgtaataaataattgtatgacatatttagaaatttttttcaaaattaaaattcatttatgaAGATAAAATACAAATAATGAACATATCACAATGGGTAAAATATGATCTTTTAAAtttggccaaatgttgtaaaaaggccaaaccttttataaaagtttcacaaaagtcctgacctttcaattttttcgattttggccaaaaataaattatttggtttcagttgtggccaactctcaatttgatttcaatttgcctatgtggtgcctatgtgacgcctatgtggcatgccaaatattgaaagttcaggacttttgtgaaaccaaataatccatttttggccaaaattgacaaaattgaaaggtcgggacttttgtgaaaccaaataatcagtttttggccaaaatcgaaaaaattgaaaggtcaagacttttgtgaaactttcgtgaaaggtttgaccttttcataacatttggcctttaaatttaaactattaaatactaagcaacaatttaaaataaataataaaattaatcgaaaataaaaaaattcatgatataAGTTCCGTCAAATTAACTCAACAATGAACTACATTCCTCTTGGACAAGGTACTTGGATAAAGCAGCCATATATATAtgatcatatatatttaaaaagattatgtaggcatatatattgaaatgataaattaaaaaaaattgaggtaCAACTAATATATTTGACTTGAAGTGAACGTGGTTTAATGCAAATGGATGCAGGGTCCCGGCTGTCCACATTTTATCTCTCCTCCGACAAGGACAATATCTCACCATCTTCTTAACCAAACCAACTCAAAAAACTTATCCCATTTCCTATTTGGTTTTACTAGTCTTCAAACTTAAGagctgtttttttttcttaacaataaaaaagggaaaataaattaagagttgagagtttctattttaaataatatatagttttataataCCGAAAAACAGAGAAATTATTAGATACACtcactcagtccaccacgtcattgCGCTATTGGTTAGGGCGGACGTACGGATCCACCCGTCGCTCTACCATTGAGAAGTTAATTTGTTTGGATTAAGGGAGGCAGATGGAAAACAATGATTGGGAGATATTgttttaaagtaataaaaataaaattcctgATTAAACCTTGTTTAAGAAAGAATTAGTGGCTtgtaataaaagtttaaaatagaaagttatCCAGAAACAGATAACGGAAACTGTTATCCGCATCCGTAGAGCTTGAATTTAGGTTAAAACTAAAAACCTCATCCACTTTACTTTCTATTTACCCTTATCTACATTTTGCTATGTTAACCGCAAGACACGTCATCTTACCGCAGACGTTGGTCAAGACCAATCAAAACAAAAGCGGCAGTTTCTCTCTCTACACTCTTCTTGTTTTCTCTCTCTAAAGAAAATCTCCATTTCTCTCTCCTCGATCTAACTTCTCACTGCACACAAATGGTCTGATTTTCCCGGAAAATCGTAATTTTCCCGGAAAGTTAGAGAGGGGAAAATGGATTACGATTCGTTGTTTGACGTAATGGAGTTTTTGAAAAAACCGTCAATAACGGAAACATTTGTCGACATTTTGCTATGTGCAGTGCCTATATGGGTAGCGATTACGATCGGGTTGGTAATCGGGTGGTCTTGGCGGCCCAGATGGACCAGTTTGCTTTATATCGGTTTGCGAAGTAAGTTTAGATTTCTATGGACGCCGCCCGGTTTTGGAGCTCGTCGCCTTTGGTTAGCTTTTACTGCTTTATCCGCTTTCTCCGTTTGCCGTACTATTTGGTCTAATTTCAAGGCCAAAAATCTCGAATCGCCTCCTCCAGCTCTTCATACCTCTCCGGCGGCTGAAGGAAGTGGCGCTGGTGTTGGTGTAGCTGATGATTCTGTGAGGTAAACTATTTTTTTGCTTTACTCTACATAAGTTTCGATCTGttgactttttctttttttgtatttatccGTTTAATGTGAGAATTTGCAATTCTTTTGTGATTATGATGTAATTTTATTGAATTGCAGCTCTGGTAGTGAACCTAATGACGGCGAGGATATTGTTACAGAGAATGATCTAGAGCACTTGTTGCATCTTCTGGAAGGAAAGGATGGGCAAATGGATTGGCAATTTATGATGGAAAGGTCTACCTCGAACATGGCGTACCAAGCTTCGCGCTACGAGCCTCAGGTTCATTTCAGAACCTTTCTCTTAAATGCCTGTGCAATAATGTGGCAATTTTCCCCTTGTTATTTTTGTAACTGTTTGTCATTATCTTCATAATTACATGTATCTTATGTTTGTTTATCAGAATTGTCCTACTGTGTTCCGTAGTAGAACTGTTTTTGAGGATGCTACTCCTGAACTGGTTAGAGACTTTTTCTGGGATGACGAGTTTCGACTGAAATGGGATCCCATGCTTGCATACTTTAAAATATTGGAGGAATTCCCGCATACAGGAACAATGATTGTTCATTGGATAAAAAAGGTTAGCTGGTCCGATGAATTTTTCTTGGATTATGGTGTCTTCATGCTGCATTTTGTTGTTctatgtttataaattttttagtgACAAGAGGTCGCTCCTTCAATTTGCAGTTCCCATTTTTCTGCAGCGATCGAGAATATATTATTGGTCGTAGGATATGGGAGGCAGGGAAAACGTATTACTGTGTTACGAAGGTGTGTGTCGTTCTTGCTCTTGCTATTTATACGTTTATAAGAGTTTTACATAATAAGATTGATATCTATGAAATCGGGGCTTCATGTACCAAATCTCTTCATATGATAcataacatattttattttcccACAATGTAATGTAGAATAAGtaacttttttaattcttttctaGTTTTCCAAGTAAAACATCCTCTAGAATCATCATATTTGTCAAGGAAAAGATAAGATTTGGTTCTAGTTTAACTATTGATTGCAAAGATGGTATACAGAGGAGGAGGCTGAAATTATTGCgaacatatattaatttttgtctGCTCAAATCATTTCAGCCAATCTTTTATTTCATGATGCACTAAATTTCAGATTTCAAGAACTTCTATTTCTTTCTGTCTCACATCTGTGAATTTAAGAGTTTCCTTTTGTTTACCATTATCAAACTAAATTGATTTGTGAGCTATGACATCGCAGGGGATGCCATATCCAGGCTTGCACAAGCGCGACAAGCCAAGGCGAGTGGAGCTTTATTTCTCAAGTTGGGTTATCAGGGCCGGTAAGTAGCTTTGAGCATCATGTTGCAGAGTTTATATTTATGTGTTCCCGAGTTTCTTTAATCAATCTTTAAATGTTGATTCGTTTTGAcctatttgcttaataaatgcAGTGGAATCTCGCAAAGGAGATGGACAGATGTCTGCGTGTGAGGTAACCCTTTTTCATTACGAGGACATGGGGATCCCCAAAGATGTGGCTAAGCTAGGAGTTCGTCATGGTATGTGGGGAACCGTCAAGAAATTGCATTCCGGCATGAGAGCGTACCAGAATGCAAGAAAAACGGAGGCTTCATTATCAAGAAGTGCACTTATGGCAAGAATTACGACAAAGATTTCTTTTGACGAAACAATGGATTCTTCCGAGCCAGCTACTATCGAAGAAGATAAACAAGTGGTCGACATCAAACGACACGACGATCATGGCATTGATTGGAAATGGATAGTCGTAGGCGGAACGGTAGCTCTGGTATGTGGAATTCACTCTGGTGCAATCGGGAAGGCCTTATTACTTGGAGCAGGGCAAAGAGTTGCACGCAGATGAGTTTTTTTCTTCCCTTTTTCGGAACCGGTTTATCGCTATTTGATCTTGAAGAAGTTATTGCAAATTTACTTTAGATTGAATCAAATTCTTGAGGTATCATCATTTGCCAACATGAAGACTGCTGATGCTAAATTGGCATTGTTGTTTTGTAAATTGTATCCTTTTAGCTCTAAAGTTTCTAGTTACCATGATTTATCTTAAGGTATCAAGGATAATATGTTGGTCGTAATTAagataaacaaaattattattataaagcCTCCCAAAAACCAGAAAAGGTTGTAATATAATGctggaaaattattattttatcaaaaattgaaaagtcgtACCTCCTAACCTACTGAAACATGAGAAAaacatacaaataaaaaaacttatagagatatatttataaatattaaaaattacaatacATTATGTATATCAAATTTTATCTATagctatactatatataaaagcacggatggagggggacatgcacatttacgttaatattcttttactttataaaatatgattattaatttagattgctattgaaataattattagaGTCTTAGAGtagtaactaaaataaataaagcttCCTTGGAGCATAGTTTGTAATTGCAggatttgtgtgtgtgtgtaatcGATATAAATGGTATGAATATGACCAGCCAACTGCTGAATGACTCAACAGTGTGTTGTGGAGTGTTTGTGTTGCTTTGTATGCCACCTTCAGTACTTAACAATCTGTCCAGTaatgctaattaattattatgtcgTCTTCATCTTCAACCTTCTTCTACAAATTACAATATAATAATCAGAAAGTTTTGTTCCATTTGAATGCGACGAGTTATGAGATTCAAAATCTGGTCTACTATTCTTGTAATTTTACAATATATACTTTTGAGTTTATGAATTCTGCATTTCTGACTTTATTTCGATGGATAGCGGACTAACTCACACTTCTTACGCCACCCTAACCTACAATTCCAATTCCTACACTGTTGTTGTGTGATATTTATTTTTCCATCAAACTCATTCGTTTCTgcatttaaaattgtaatttattattttacttttttacagttgtgtaatataatttttagagttctgttcaactttttaaaaaaaattatgaagacATTTCTGATTAATTGAAACTTTATAGACAGTTTCTTTTTCAAAGTTAAAttctttatattaataaattattgaatgtataattgtttaataattgtttaaattattagattaaTAGTAAACTAttattgagataaaaaaaatagatttattacGTCAAATTTGAATTAAACAACTAGGTCATAGTTAGAGGTGGAGGGTTTGGACCCCATATGTTTGGAGAAATGGTGGTTCATCAATCATTCAACTTGTCAAGTGGTTCATCCTCACTTTTACAGTTTTCTAACTGATTAATTTATGGTATCACCTCcttgttgtaattttttatatatgctAATACTCTtatcaatcaaaataaaattaacttaatttattctAGCTGAAaagtggaaaaaaaaaattgtcacaaTAATGGAAAAAACTGATGGGGCCTAAAGAATCATAAAATTGAAGTTCCTAATGcgacagaagaagaagaatttctTTTAGTGACATGGAAAAATACTACAATACctgttataatatcaaaatatttttccaaaaaaactATCCCTTA is a window of Mercurialis annua linkage group LG2, ddMerAnnu1.2, whole genome shotgun sequence DNA encoding:
- the LOC126669222 gene encoding uncharacterized protein LOC126669222; the protein is MPMNELLKINKSLISAIHSTPYYAINSNIQPVPIWVAITIGLVIGWSWRPRWTSLLYIGLRSKFRFLWTPPGFGARRLWLAFTALSAFSVCRTIWSNFKAKNLESPPPALHTSPAAEGSGAGVGVADDSVSSGSEPNDGEDIVTENDLEHLLHLLEGKDGQMDWQFMMERSTSNMAYQASRYEPQNCPTVFRSRTVFEDATPELVRDFFWDDEFRLKWDPMLAYFKILEEFPHTGTMIVHWIKKFPFFCSDREYIIGRRIWEAGKTYYCVTKGMPYPGLHKRDKPRRVELYFSSWVIRAVESRKGDGQMSACEVTLFHYEDMGIPKDVAKLGVRHGMWGTVKKLHSGMRAYQNARKTEASLSRSALMARITTKISFDETMDSSEPATIEEDKQVVDIKRHDDHGIDWKWIVVGGTVALVCGIHSGAIGKALLLGAGQRVARR